From the Lathyrus oleraceus cultivar Zhongwan6 chromosome 4, CAAS_Psat_ZW6_1.0, whole genome shotgun sequence genome, one window contains:
- the LOC127138770 gene encoding uncharacterized protein LOC127138770, whose translation MNAAKVLSMFAVHGVDASLSVAPTTNNCFKNTSFTIPTSHNTTRLAKLLKPCCCTIDSKSIGGDVFSVTPPNKCDVDYLGESTKGDLNVKLEQLEAFGIGDDAFEGPIEEVARSETREAEDLLRDLGIPSPSSSRNSPRGIFCTRTLNLRSISAIGYDMDYTLIHYNVMAWEGRAYDYCMENLKNMGFPVDGLAFDPDLVIRGLVIDKERGNLVKADRFGYVKRAMHGTKMLSTRAVSEMYGRELVDLRKESRWEFLNTLFSVSEAVAYMQMVDRLDDGTIPAELGPLDYKGLYKAVGKALFWAHVEGRLKSEIMSKPEQFVEPDPELPLALLDQKEAGKKLVLITNSDFLYTDKMMRHSFNRFLPNDMGWRDLFDIVIVSARKPEFFQTSSPMYEVVTGEGLMRPCFKAQPGGLYSGGSAQMVENSLGIHGDEILYVGDHIYTDVSQSKLHLRWRTALICRELEEEYNALINCRSDRESLIELINQKEVVGDLFNQLRLALQRRSKDRPAQTLAATNMDDEDLTESMQKLLIVMQRLDEKIAPMLEADGELFNSRWGFLSRAGLWDKSHLMRQIEKYADIYTSRVSNFLYYTPFMYFRSQEQNLAHDSYAHYCSQINNEASS comes from the exons ATGAATGCAGCAAAGGTTCTCTCTATGTTCGCCGTTCACGGTGTTGATGCTTCCTTGTCTGTGGCACCCACCACAAACAACTGCTTCAAAAACACATCTTTCACGATACCTACTTCCCATAACACTACGAGGTTAGCCAAACTTTTGAAACCTTGTTGCTGCACTATTGACTCAAAATCCATCGGAGGAGATGTTTTCTCGGTGACTCCGCCAAACAAGTGTGATGTGGATTACCTAGGCGAGAGCACAAAGGGTGATTTGAATGTTAAGTTGGAACAGCTTGAGGCTTTTG GAATTGGTGATGACGCATTTGAAGGTCCAATCGAGGAAGTGGCTAGATCAGAGACTAGAGAGGCAGAAGATTTGCTTAGAGATTTGGGCATTCCG AGCCCCTCTTCATCCAGAAATTCACCCCGTGGAATATTCTGCACCCGTACATTGAATCTGCGGTCAATTAGTGCCATTGGATATGACATGGACTACACCCTTATCCATTATAATGTGATG GCTTGGGAAGGACGAGCTTATGACTACTGTATGGAAAACCTTAAAAATATGGGCTTCCCTGTTGACGGACTTGCATTTGATCCTGACCTG GTAATTAGAGGCCTTGTTATAGACAAAGAGAGAGGCAACTTGGTTAAAGCTGATCGATTTGGTTATGTAAAAAGAGCCATGCATGGCACCAAAATGTTATCTACTCGTGCTGTTAG TGAGATGTACGGGAGAGAACTGGTGGACCTGCGAAAAGAGAGTCGATGGGAGTTTCTCAACACACTATTCTCTGTGTCTGAAGCAGTGGCCTACATGCAG ATGGTTGACAGATTGGATGATGGGACCATACCGGCAGAACTTGGCCCCCTTGATTATAAAGGTCTTTATAAG GCTGTTGGAAAAGCTCTTTTCTGGGCTCATGTTGAAGGTCGTCTTAAG AGTGAGATCATGTCTAAGCCTGAACAGTTTGTGGAGCCTGATCCAGAGTTACCTTTGGCACTTTTGGATCAGAAAGAG GCTGGGAAAAAACTTGTGCTTATTACCAACTCGGACTTTCTTTACACAGACAAAATGATGCGACATTCTTTTAATAGATTCCTTCCAAATGATATGGGTTGGAGAGATCTTTTTGACATT GTAATTGTGTCAGCGAGAAAACCAGAGTTCTTCCAAACATCAAGCCCTATGTATGAAGTGGTGACAGGCGAGGGTCTAATGCGTCCGTGCTTCAAGGCTCAACCTG GTGGTTTGTACTCGGGGGGAAGTGCACAGATGGTTGAAAATTCTCTAGGTATCCACGGAGATGAGATTTTGTATGTTGGTGACCATATTTACACTGATGTCAGTCAATCCAAACTCCACTTGAGATGGAGAACAGCGTTGATTTGCAGAGAACTTGAAGAAGAG TACAACGCCTTGATTAATTGCCGAAGTGATAGGGAATCATTGATAGAGCTTATAAATCAAAAGGAAGTTGTGGGAGATCTCTTTAACCAACTTCGACTAGCTCTGCAAAGGCGAAGCAAAGACCGCCCTGCTCAA ACCCTTGCAGCAACTAACATGGATGATGAAGACCTCACTGAAAGCATGCAAAAGCTACTTATTGTTATGCAACGACTAGATGAGAAAATTGCGCCAATGCTGGAGGCGGACGGAGAGCTCTTCAATTCAAG GTGGGGATTTCTATCTCGTGCTGGATTGTGGGATAAGAGCCACTTGATGAGACAAATTGAGAA ATATGCTGATATTTACACGTCTAGGGTGTCAAACTTCTTATATTATACGCCGTTCATGTATTTCCGTTCTCAGGAACAG AACCTCGCGCATGACTCATACGCGCACTATTGTTCACAAATCAATAACGAAGCTTCTTCCTAG